One Cupriavidus taiwanensis DNA window includes the following coding sequences:
- a CDS encoding alpha-D-ribose 1-methylphosphonate 5-triphosphate diphosphatase, whose protein sequence is MPATYLTHATLVLPDRVLHDSALLLDDGRIAAIEPAPGAVPAHAAVVDLHGHTVMPGLVDVHCDAIEKEVEPRASVLFPLDFAVAQVDRRNAAAGITTPYHALSFAGNQFGVRNVDTAATVARTVAAYRQHSLVDNRIHCRYEVTDASAVPVLEALMAEGVVDLLSVMDHSPGQGQFKTLDAYLAYMMGNHGMSRDAAADAARQKAAALEGAHERVNRLVSAAHALGIPTASHDDDSPQRIAAMHALGVRMSEFPINLETAQAACARALPTILGAPNVLRGKSQSGSMRAIDAIRAGAGTILCSDYQPSTLIAAAYAAGRQAGLPLDQALALVTAHPADACQLADRGRLAPGLRADVIAVSEVAGQPMVTHTWSGGRLVFAAGYPSLRPAGCAAMPRTAALREVA, encoded by the coding sequence ATGCCCGCGACCTACCTGACCCACGCCACCCTGGTGCTGCCGGACCGCGTGCTGCACGACAGCGCGCTGCTGCTCGACGATGGCCGCATCGCCGCGATCGAGCCGGCGCCCGGGGCCGTGCCCGCGCATGCCGCCGTGGTCGACCTGCATGGCCACACCGTGATGCCGGGCCTGGTCGACGTGCATTGCGACGCCATCGAGAAAGAGGTGGAACCACGCGCCAGCGTGCTGTTCCCGCTGGACTTCGCCGTGGCGCAGGTCGACCGCCGCAACGCCGCGGCCGGCATCACCACGCCCTATCACGCGCTGTCGTTCGCCGGCAACCAGTTCGGCGTGCGCAACGTCGACACCGCGGCCACGGTGGCGCGCACGGTGGCCGCCTACCGGCAGCACAGCCTGGTCGACAACCGCATCCATTGCCGCTACGAGGTCACCGACGCCAGCGCCGTGCCGGTGCTGGAAGCGCTGATGGCCGAAGGCGTGGTCGACCTGCTCTCGGTGATGGACCACTCGCCCGGCCAGGGCCAGTTCAAGACCCTGGACGCCTACCTGGCCTACATGATGGGCAACCACGGCATGAGCCGCGACGCGGCCGCCGATGCCGCCCGCCAGAAGGCCGCCGCGCTGGAGGGCGCGCACGAGCGCGTCAACCGGCTCGTCTCCGCCGCGCACGCGCTGGGCATCCCCACCGCCAGCCACGACGACGATTCGCCGCAGCGCATCGCCGCGATGCACGCGCTGGGCGTGCGCATGAGCGAGTTCCCGATCAACCTGGAAACCGCGCAGGCCGCTTGCGCCCGCGCGCTGCCCACCATCCTGGGCGCGCCCAACGTGCTGCGCGGCAAGAGCCAGAGCGGCTCGATGCGCGCCATCGACGCGATCCGCGCGGGCGCCGGCACCATCCTGTGCTCGGACTACCAGCCCTCCACGCTGATTGCCGCCGCGTATGCCGCCGGACGCCAGGCCGGGCTGCCGCTGGACCAGGCGCTGGCGCTGGTCACCGCCCACCCCGCCGATGCCTGCCAACTGGCCGACCGCGGTCGCCTGGCGCCGGGGCTGCGCGCCGATGTGATCGCGGTGTCCGAGGTGGCGGGCCAGCCGATGGTCACGCACACGTGGTCGGGCGGGCGGCTGGTGTTCGCGGCTGGGTATCCGTCGCTGCGGCCCGCGGGGTGTGCGGCCATGCCGCGCACGGCGGCGCTGCGCGAGGTGGCGTGA
- the phnL gene encoding phosphonate C-P lyase system protein PhnL translates to MHAEHPQKLVEVRGLGKMFTLHNQGGIRLPVLRAIDFDAARGECLVLSGPSGTGKSTLLRCLYGNYLATEGSIRLRDTSADAAPWVELRDATEQRVLQLRRDVIGYVSQFLRAIPRVGALDVVADPLRQRGASHDQARARAAELLARLNLPRRLWDLPPATFSGGEQQRVNIARGLIGGHPVLLLDEPTASLDPDNRAVVVALIREALAEGRALIGIFHDEAVRDAVATRLLPLRPASASALA, encoded by the coding sequence ATGCACGCAGAACACCCACAGAAGCTGGTCGAGGTGCGCGGCCTCGGCAAGATGTTTACCTTGCACAACCAGGGCGGCATCCGCCTGCCGGTCTTGCGCGCGATCGATTTCGATGCGGCGCGCGGCGAATGCCTGGTGCTGTCCGGGCCGTCCGGCACCGGCAAGAGCACGCTGCTGCGCTGCCTGTACGGCAATTACCTGGCCACCGAAGGCAGCATCCGGCTGCGCGATACCAGCGCAGACGCCGCGCCGTGGGTCGAGCTGCGCGACGCCACCGAACAGCGCGTGCTGCAGCTGCGCCGCGACGTGATCGGCTATGTCAGCCAGTTCCTGCGCGCGATCCCGCGCGTGGGCGCACTCGACGTGGTGGCCGATCCGCTGCGGCAGCGCGGCGCCAGCCACGACCAGGCCCGCGCCCGCGCCGCCGAACTGCTGGCGCGGCTGAACCTGCCGCGCCGGCTGTGGGACCTGCCGCCGGCCACGTTTTCGGGCGGCGAGCAGCAGCGCGTCAATATCGCGCGCGGCCTGATCGGCGGCCATCCGGTGCTGCTGCTGGACGAGCCCACTGCATCGCTGGACCCCGACAACCGCGCCGTGGTGGTCGCGCTGATCCGCGAAGCGCTGGCCGAAGGCCGCGCGCTGATCGGCATTTTCCACGACGAAGCCGTGCGCGACGCCGTGGCCACGCGCCTGCTGCCGCTGCGCCCCGCCAGCGCCAGCGCCCTCGCCTGA
- the phnK gene encoding phosphonate C-P lyase system protein PhnK, which yields MTAAPLLSVRSLTRTWDGLHGCHDVSFDLYPGEVLCVVGESGSGKSTLLQALSMQAPAQRGSVSYAMRESGLTDLATLSSARLRLLARTDWGFVRQHARDGLRMQVSAGANIAERLMAVGERHYGHLREVAGNWLEKMEIDLARLDDVPGTFSGGMQQRLQIARNLVTHPRLVFMDEPTASLDVSVQARLLDLLRQLVADLGLAAVLVTHDLAVARLLAHRTLVMQGGRVVEQGLTDQILDDPQHPYTQLLVSSILQG from the coding sequence ATGACAGCCGCGCCGCTGCTGTCGGTGCGCAGCCTGACGCGCACCTGGGATGGCCTGCATGGCTGCCATGACGTCAGCTTCGACCTGTACCCGGGCGAAGTGCTGTGCGTGGTGGGCGAGTCGGGCTCCGGCAAGAGCACGCTGCTGCAGGCGCTGTCGATGCAGGCGCCGGCGCAGCGCGGCAGCGTCAGCTACGCCATGCGCGAATCCGGCCTGACCGACCTGGCCACCTTGTCCAGTGCGCGCCTGCGCCTGCTGGCGCGCACCGACTGGGGCTTCGTGCGCCAGCACGCGCGCGACGGCCTGCGCATGCAGGTCAGCGCCGGCGCCAATATCGCCGAACGGCTGATGGCCGTGGGCGAACGCCACTACGGCCACCTGCGCGAGGTCGCCGGCAACTGGCTGGAGAAGATGGAGATCGACCTGGCGCGGCTGGACGACGTGCCCGGCACGTTTTCCGGCGGCATGCAGCAGCGGCTGCAGATCGCGCGCAACCTGGTCACGCACCCGCGCCTGGTGTTCATGGACGAGCCCACCGCGTCGCTCGACGTGTCGGTGCAGGCGCGGCTGCTGGACCTGCTGCGCCAACTGGTGGCAGACCTGGGCCTGGCCGCGGTGCTGGTCACGCATGACCTGGCGGTGGCCCGGCTGCTGGCGCACCGCACGCTGGTGATGCAGGGCGGGCGCGTGGTCGAGCAGGGCCTGACCGACCAGATCCTCGACGATCCCCAGCACCCGTACACGCAGTTGCTGGTGTCTTCCATTTTGCAGGGCTGA
- a CDS encoding alpha-D-ribose 1-methylphosphonate 5-phosphate C-P-lyase PhnJ: protein MTAADTTLAAGIARDAHYNFGYLDESTKRMLRRALLKAVAIPGYQVPFGSREMPLPYGWGTGGIQVTAAIIGKDDVLKVIDQGSDDTTNAINIRRFFARVTGVPTTERTAEASIIQTRHRIPETPLRAGQTVVFQVPIPEPLRWLEPSEGETRTMHALAEYGAMHVKLYEDIALHGHIATTYDYPVIVNQRYMMRPSPIPKFDNPKLDRSPALMLFGAGREKRVYAVPPYTAVKSLDFADHPFTVESWSNCCAQCGATDSYLDEIITDDAGTRRFVCSDTEYCAGRQAAQAVGTAAGGAQ from the coding sequence ATGACCGCCGCCGACACCACGCTGGCCGCCGGCATCGCCCGCGACGCGCACTACAACTTCGGCTACCTCGACGAATCGACCAAGCGCATGCTGCGCCGCGCGCTGCTGAAGGCGGTGGCGATCCCGGGCTACCAGGTCCCGTTCGGCAGCCGCGAGATGCCGCTCCCATACGGCTGGGGCACGGGCGGCATCCAGGTGACCGCCGCGATCATCGGCAAGGACGACGTGCTCAAGGTGATCGACCAGGGCTCGGACGACACCACCAACGCCATCAATATCCGCCGCTTCTTCGCCCGCGTCACCGGCGTGCCGACCACCGAGCGCACCGCCGAGGCCAGCATCATCCAGACCCGCCACCGGATTCCGGAAACCCCGCTGCGCGCGGGCCAGACCGTGGTGTTCCAGGTGCCGATTCCCGAGCCGCTGCGCTGGCTGGAGCCGAGCGAAGGCGAGACCCGCACCATGCATGCGCTGGCGGAATACGGCGCGATGCACGTCAAGCTGTACGAGGACATTGCCCTTCACGGCCACATCGCCACCACCTACGACTATCCCGTGATCGTCAACCAGCGCTACATGATGCGGCCGTCGCCGATCCCCAAGTTCGACAACCCCAAGCTGGACCGCAGCCCGGCGCTGATGCTGTTCGGCGCCGGACGGGAAAAGCGCGTCTATGCGGTGCCGCCGTACACCGCCGTCAAGAGCCTGGACTTTGCCGACCATCCGTTCACCGTGGAGTCGTGGTCCAACTGCTGCGCGCAGTGCGGGGCCACCGACAGCTACCTGGACGAGATCATCACCGACGACGCCGGCACGCGCCGCTTCGTGTGCTCGGATACCGAGTACTGCGCCGGCCGCCAGGCGGCGCAGGCCGTCGGCACCGCTGCCGGAGGTGCGCAATGA
- a CDS encoding carbon-phosphorus lyase complex subunit PhnI, producing the protein MYVAVKGGERAILNSYRMLDAYRRGDTAVPELTLAQIREQMPLAVARVMAEGSLYDPHLAALALKQAAGDQIEAVFLLRAYRTTLARFGHTQPLDTGAMRLQRRISSTFKDVPGGQVLGPTYDYTQRLLDFSLESGREPQALPAAQEHVAASMPRVTSLLEADELVEADHVPPGDPAPPDLTREPLTFPAGRAARLQNLARADEGFLLSMGYSTQRGYGNSHPFAAEIRYGTAEVELFVEELGFAVTIGAIELTECQMVSQFAGNAGEAPRFTRGYGLVFGYNERKAMSMALADRAMRAGELGEAADAPANDIEFVLYHSDNVEASGFVQHLKLPHYVDFQANLELLRRLRAEGAAPPAGTPPLQTEPQSQPQEETLA; encoded by the coding sequence ATGTACGTAGCCGTCAAGGGGGGCGAACGCGCCATCCTCAATTCGTACCGGATGCTCGACGCCTATCGCCGCGGCGACACCGCGGTGCCGGAGCTGACGCTGGCGCAGATCCGCGAGCAGATGCCGCTGGCGGTGGCGCGCGTGATGGCCGAGGGCTCGCTGTACGACCCCCACCTGGCGGCGCTGGCGCTCAAGCAGGCCGCCGGCGACCAGATCGAGGCCGTCTTCCTGCTGCGCGCGTATCGCACCACGCTGGCGCGCTTCGGCCATACACAGCCGCTCGATACCGGCGCGATGCGGCTGCAGCGCCGGATCTCGTCGACCTTCAAGGACGTGCCGGGCGGCCAGGTGCTGGGGCCCACCTACGACTACACGCAGCGGCTGCTCGATTTCTCGCTCGAGAGCGGGCGCGAGCCGCAGGCGCTGCCCGCTGCGCAGGAACACGTCGCCGCCAGCATGCCGCGCGTGACCAGCCTGCTGGAAGCGGACGAACTGGTCGAAGCCGACCACGTTCCCCCAGGCGACCCCGCGCCGCCCGACCTGACGCGCGAGCCGCTGACCTTTCCTGCCGGGCGCGCGGCGCGCCTGCAGAACCTGGCGCGCGCCGACGAGGGCTTCCTGCTGTCGATGGGCTATTCCACCCAGCGCGGCTACGGCAACTCGCACCCGTTCGCGGCGGAGATCCGCTACGGCACCGCCGAGGTGGAACTGTTCGTCGAAGAGCTCGGCTTCGCCGTCACCATCGGCGCGATCGAGCTGACCGAATGCCAGATGGTGAGCCAGTTCGCCGGCAATGCCGGCGAGGCGCCGCGCTTTACGCGCGGCTATGGGCTGGTGTTCGGCTACAACGAGCGCAAGGCCATGTCGATGGCGCTGGCCGACCGCGCCATGCGTGCCGGCGAGCTCGGCGAGGCCGCCGACGCGCCGGCCAACGATATCGAGTTCGTGCTGTACCACAGCGACAACGTCGAGGCCTCGGGTTTCGTGCAGCACCTGAAGCTGCCGCATTACGTGGACTTCCAGGCCAACCTCGAGTTGCTGCGCCGGCTGCGCGCCGAGGGCGCTGCCCCGCCCGCGGGAACACCGCCGCTGCAAACCGAGCCGCAATCCCAGCCGCAAGAGGAGACGCTGGCATGA
- the phnH gene encoding phosphonate C-P lyase system protein PhnH, whose translation MHTAQPMLSTPAAALLPGFSDPVDDAQQVFRAALDAFAHPGRLQTLPARSGLPEGLSPALAALLLTLADADTPVWLPAGVPDAARAFLRFHCGCRLTDAAGAAAFVCVPAGHAMPALADCAQGDPAFPDRSATLLVEVASLADGDTLTLRGPGIEHAQALRVTGLPAGFRAAWRANNAGFPLGVDLLLCSGDRFCALTRTTIVED comes from the coding sequence ATGCACACCGCCCAACCGATGCTGTCCACGCCCGCCGCCGCGCTGCTGCCCGGCTTCAGCGACCCGGTCGACGACGCCCAGCAGGTGTTCCGCGCCGCGCTGGACGCGTTTGCCCACCCGGGCCGGCTGCAGACGCTGCCGGCGCGCAGCGGCTTGCCCGAGGGCCTGTCGCCGGCGCTGGCCGCGCTGCTGCTGACGCTGGCCGATGCCGATACGCCGGTCTGGCTGCCCGCCGGCGTGCCGGACGCGGCGCGGGCGTTCCTGCGCTTCCACTGCGGCTGCCGGCTCACGGATGCAGCCGGCGCCGCGGCCTTCGTCTGCGTGCCCGCCGGCCATGCCATGCCGGCGCTGGCGGACTGCGCGCAGGGCGACCCGGCCTTCCCCGACCGCTCGGCCACGCTGCTGGTGGAAGTGGCCTCGCTCGCCGACGGCGACACGCTGACGCTGCGCGGCCCCGGCATCGAGCACGCGCAAGCGCTGCGTGTCACCGGCCTGCCGGCGGGTTTTCGCGCGGCCTGGCGCGCCAACAACGCCGGCTTCCCGCTCGGCGTGGACCTGCTGCTGTGCAGCGGCGACCGGTTCTGCGCGCTGACACGCACCACCATCGTGGAGGACTGA
- the phnG gene encoding phosphonate C-P lyase system protein PhnG: protein MMQSETARPDVPAAHAARAARLRILAMAPTEALDGAYQRLAQAQPLPAYRLLRQPESGMAMVRGRAGGTGAQFNLGEITVTRCAVVLEDGAADAPAGVAYVQGRSTRHAEQAAVLDALLQRPAWHQRVQDLVLAPLADAHASRTAHAAATAAQTRVEFFTMVRGED, encoded by the coding sequence ATGATGCAAAGCGAAACGGCACGGCCTGACGTGCCCGCAGCCCATGCGGCCCGCGCCGCGCGGCTGCGGATCCTGGCGATGGCGCCAACCGAAGCACTCGACGGCGCCTACCAGCGGCTTGCGCAGGCGCAGCCCCTGCCGGCCTACCGGCTGCTGCGCCAGCCGGAATCCGGCATGGCCATGGTGCGGGGCCGCGCGGGCGGCACGGGCGCCCAGTTCAACCTTGGCGAGATCACCGTGACGCGCTGCGCGGTCGTGCTGGAAGATGGCGCCGCCGACGCGCCCGCGGGTGTTGCCTATGTCCAGGGACGCAGCACGCGCCATGCCGAGCAGGCCGCCGTGCTGGACGCGCTGTTGCAGCGACCGGCCTGGCACCAGCGCGTGCAGGACCTGGTGCTCGCGCCGCTGGCCGACGCGCACGCCAGCCGCACCGCGCACGCCGCGGCCACGGCCGCGCAGACCCGCGTCGAATTCTTCACCATGGTCCGCGGAGAAGACTGA
- the phnF gene encoding phosphonate metabolism transcriptional regulator PhnF codes for MSDREVERGSGVAVWRQIGEALAEDIRKKLYLPGEQLPPEPELANRFAVNRHTIRRAMGELELSGLVRIEQGRGTFVQEHAIDYAIGRRTRFSQNLAAQGVRGHTEIVASQVVRAPEVARQLGLARTAELLHAQMIGKADERTIDVAEHYFDVKRFPGIDEVLRAKQSVSRALAHFGIADYTRKWSRITAAMPSAPVARMLNQPKTRPVLQVEALNVDIDGNPVQYSVVRFAGDWVQLTVTDDD; via the coding sequence ATGTCGGATCGAGAAGTGGAACGGGGCTCGGGCGTCGCGGTGTGGCGCCAGATCGGCGAGGCACTGGCGGAAGACATCCGCAAGAAGCTGTACCTGCCCGGCGAACAACTGCCGCCGGAACCCGAGCTGGCCAACCGCTTCGCCGTGAACCGCCATACCATCCGCCGCGCCATGGGCGAGCTGGAACTGAGCGGGCTGGTGCGGATCGAGCAGGGCCGCGGCACCTTCGTGCAAGAGCACGCAATCGACTACGCCATCGGACGCCGCACGCGCTTTTCGCAAAACCTGGCGGCGCAGGGCGTGCGCGGCCACACCGAGATCGTCGCCAGCCAGGTGGTGCGCGCGCCGGAGGTGGCCAGGCAGCTGGGGCTGGCGCGCACCGCCGAGCTGCTCCATGCGCAGATGATCGGCAAGGCCGACGAACGCACCATCGACGTGGCCGAGCACTACTTCGACGTCAAGCGCTTTCCCGGCATCGACGAGGTGCTGCGCGCCAAACAGTCGGTCTCGCGCGCGCTGGCGCATTTCGGCATTGCCGACTACACGCGCAAGTGGTCGCGCATTACCGCGGCGATGCCCAGCGCGCCGGTGGCGCGGATGCTGAACCAGCCCAAGACGCGCCCGGTGCTGCAGGTCGAGGCGCTCAACGTCGATATCGACGGCAACCCGGTGCAGTACAGCGTGGTGCGCTTCGCCGGCGACTGGGTGCAGCTGACGGTGACCGACGATGACTGA
- a CDS encoding DUF1045 domain-containing protein translates to MTRAAYRYAIYLSPSGPLRAFGSQWLGRDADTGATLPPAGDTPAAPADWVRAPAHYGLHATLKPPFRLADGASGAIVDATARELARRQAPFDAPLALRALRGFVAWGLADGGSAPMQALADACVLAFDPLRAPPAAQELARRAPDQLSDEERRMLDAWGYPYVFGTFVFHITLTGMLDAASQRAAMAQLEAASGKLLQAPLQVDRISVFVQPAPGEDFVVARHYGFDGSTTDGAGAAYLGA, encoded by the coding sequence ATGACTCGAGCCGCGTACCGCTACGCCATCTACCTGTCGCCATCCGGCCCGCTGCGCGCCTTCGGCAGCCAGTGGCTGGGCCGCGACGCCGACACCGGCGCCACGCTGCCCCCGGCCGGCGACACGCCCGCCGCGCCGGCGGACTGGGTCAGGGCGCCGGCCCACTACGGCCTGCACGCCACGCTGAAGCCCCCGTTCCGGCTTGCCGACGGCGCCAGCGGTGCGATCGTCGACGCCACCGCCCGAGAGCTGGCGCGCCGGCAGGCGCCGTTCGACGCACCGCTGGCGCTGCGCGCGCTGCGCGGTTTCGTCGCGTGGGGGCTGGCCGATGGCGGCTCGGCGCCGATGCAGGCGCTGGCCGATGCCTGCGTGCTGGCCTTCGATCCCTTGCGCGCGCCGCCCGCGGCGCAGGAGCTGGCCAGGCGTGCGCCGGACCAGCTGAGCGATGAAGAGCGCCGCATGCTCGACGCCTGGGGCTATCCGTATGTGTTCGGCACCTTCGTCTTTCATATCACGCTGACCGGCATGCTCGATGCCGCCAGCCAGCGCGCCGCGATGGCGCAGCTGGAAGCGGCCAGCGGCAAGCTGCTGCAGGCGCCGTTGCAGGTCGACCGCATCAGCGTGTTCGTGCAGCCGGCGCCGGGCGAGGACTTTGTCGTCGCCCGGCACTACGGCTTCGACGGCAGTACCACCGATGGCGCCGGCGCGGCGTACCTGGGCGCATGA
- the phnN gene encoding phosphonate metabolism protein/1,5-bisphosphokinase (PRPP-forming) PhnN, whose translation MSVATVADGHGLFYLMGPSGSGKDALLRALRERLRADHRIVIAHRYITRAADANEASVALTPDEFHRRRALGCLALHWHSHGLHYGIGIEIEQWLARGLTVIVNGSREYLPQAVARYPRLCAVHVRVQPEVLAARLRQRGREAEDAIAKRLARARQAFDVPAGCRLVEIDNSGALESAVAALAQLVGAGPGPATAEARRA comes from the coding sequence ATGAGCGTGGCAACCGTGGCCGACGGACATGGCCTGTTCTACCTGATGGGCCCGTCCGGCAGCGGCAAGGACGCATTGCTGCGCGCGCTGCGCGAGCGCCTGCGGGCGGATCACCGCATCGTCATCGCGCATCGCTACATCACCCGCGCCGCCGACGCCAACGAGGCTTCGGTGGCGCTGACGCCCGACGAATTCCACCGCCGCCGCGCGCTGGGCTGCCTGGCGCTGCACTGGCACAGCCACGGGCTGCACTACGGCATCGGCATCGAGATCGAGCAGTGGCTGGCGCGCGGCCTGACGGTGATCGTCAACGGCTCGCGCGAGTACCTGCCGCAGGCGGTGGCACGCTACCCCAGGCTGTGCGCGGTGCACGTGCGGGTGCAGCCGGAAGTGCTGGCCGCGCGCCTGCGCCAGCGCGGACGCGAAGCGGAAGACGCGATCGCGAAACGGCTGGCCCGCGCGCGGCAGGCGTTCGATGTGCCGGCCGGATGCCGGCTGGTCGAGATCGACAACAGCGGCGCGCTGGAGAGCGCGGTGGCGGCACTGGCACAACTGGTCGGCGCCGGGCCTGGCCCGGCCACTGCAGAGGCCCGGCGCGCCTGA
- the phnE gene encoding phosphonate ABC transporter, permease protein PhnE produces MTATATPGLPPTPRSQVRPPRTSLAVPLTWAVLLAMLALSWQGADMRPLDLLRDSDNMARFAADFFPPDFRDWRHYLDEMLVTVQIALWGTALAVVMAVPLGLLCSANIVPAWVYQPARRIMDACRAINEMVFAMLFIVAVGLGPFAGVLAIWIHTTGVLAKLFAEAVEAIDPRPVEGVRATGAGPVAEIVYGVIPQVLPLWLSFALYRFESNVRSASVVGIVGAGGIGTVLWEIIRSFQYGQTCAVMIIIILFVSAIDILSAQIRKVLV; encoded by the coding sequence ATGACCGCCACCGCCACGCCCGGCCTGCCTCCCACGCCCCGAAGCCAGGTGCGCCCGCCGCGCACCTCCCTTGCCGTGCCGCTGACCTGGGCGGTGCTGCTGGCCATGCTGGCCCTGTCCTGGCAAGGCGCCGACATGCGCCCGCTGGACCTGCTGCGCGATTCCGACAATATGGCCAGGTTCGCGGCCGACTTCTTCCCGCCGGATTTCCGCGACTGGCGCCACTACCTGGACGAGATGCTGGTCACCGTGCAGATCGCGCTGTGGGGCACGGCGCTGGCGGTGGTGATGGCGGTACCGCTGGGGCTGCTGTGCTCGGCCAACATCGTGCCGGCGTGGGTCTACCAGCCCGCGCGCCGCATCATGGACGCGTGCCGCGCGATCAATGAAATGGTGTTCGCCATGCTGTTTATCGTCGCCGTCGGGCTGGGCCCGTTCGCCGGCGTGCTGGCGATCTGGATCCATACCACCGGCGTGCTGGCCAAGCTGTTCGCCGAAGCGGTCGAAGCCATCGACCCGCGCCCGGTGGAAGGCGTGCGCGCCACCGGCGCAGGCCCGGTCGCGGAGATCGTCTATGGCGTGATTCCGCAGGTGCTGCCGCTGTGGCTGTCGTTCGCGCTGTACCGGTTCGAGTCCAACGTGCGCTCGGCGTCGGTGGTAGGCATCGTCGGCGCCGGCGGCATCGGCACCGTGCTGTGGGAAATCATCCGCAGCTTCCAGTACGGGCAGACCTGTGCCGTGATGATCATCATCATCCTGTTCGTCTCGGCCATCGACATCCTGTCGGCGCAGATCCGCAAGGTGCTGGTCTGA
- the phnD gene encoding phosphonate ABC transporter substrate-binding protein: MLRRTFIAFAAAAAVALPALPAIAQEGKTLNIGFISTESSSNLKTAWQPLIEDLSKTLGVPVKPFFASDYAGIIEGMRFNKVQVAWFGNKSAMEAVDRASGEVFASVIDKDGNPGYWSVLVVNKDSDLKSVDDVIRRGKDLTYGAGDPNSTSGTAVPGFYLWSANKVDPKTLFKAVRIGNHETNLLSVLNKQVDVAVNNTENMERYRINTGKNAYDQVRVLWKSPLIPADPMVYRKDLAPELKKKIQAFFVNYGKGADAAREKQVLAALTYQGFRASSDAQLVPIRQIELAREKAKIESDTTLAAADKEKRLSDVTRRLAELDKAAGNATSTQ; encoded by the coding sequence ATGCTTCGCAGAACCTTTATCGCCTTCGCGGCCGCCGCCGCGGTCGCACTGCCCGCCCTGCCCGCTATTGCCCAGGAGGGCAAGACCCTGAACATCGGCTTTATCTCGACCGAATCGTCGTCGAACCTGAAGACCGCCTGGCAGCCACTGATCGAAGACCTGAGCAAGACCCTGGGCGTGCCGGTCAAGCCGTTCTTTGCCTCCGACTACGCCGGCATCATCGAGGGCATGCGTTTCAACAAGGTGCAGGTCGCGTGGTTCGGCAACAAGTCGGCGATGGAGGCGGTCGACCGCGCCAGCGGCGAGGTCTTTGCGTCGGTGATCGACAAGGACGGCAACCCGGGCTACTGGTCGGTGCTGGTGGTCAACAAGGACAGCGACCTGAAGAGCGTCGACGATGTCATCCGACGCGGCAAGGACCTGACCTACGGCGCCGGCGACCCCAACTCCACCTCCGGCACCGCGGTGCCGGGCTTCTACCTGTGGAGCGCCAACAAGGTCGATCCGAAGACGCTGTTCAAGGCCGTGCGCATCGGCAACCATGAAACCAACCTGCTGTCGGTGCTGAACAAGCAGGTCGACGTGGCCGTCAACAACACCGAGAACATGGAGCGCTACCGCATCAACACCGGCAAGAACGCCTATGACCAGGTGCGCGTGCTGTGGAAGTCGCCGCTGATCCCGGCCGACCCGATGGTCTACCGCAAGGACCTGGCCCCTGAGCTGAAGAAGAAGATCCAGGCCTTCTTCGTCAACTACGGCAAGGGCGCCGACGCGGCGCGCGAGAAGCAGGTGCTGGCCGCGCTGACGTACCAGGGCTTCCGCGCGTCGAGCGATGCGCAGCTGGTGCCGATCCGCCAGATCGAGCTGGCGCGCGAGAAGGCCAAGATCGAATCGGACACCACGCTGGCCGCTGCCGACAAGGAAAAGCGCCTGTCCGACGTGACCCGCCGCCTGGCGGAACTGGACAAGGCCGCCGGCAACGCCACCAGCACGCAGTAA